Proteins from one Streptomyces sp. NBC_00289 genomic window:
- a CDS encoding DUF1707 domain-containing protein, with amino-acid sequence MTDDLPELRASDADRERVAEVLRDALAEGRLDMTEFEERLDATYKARTYGELTPITRDLPAALSSSVSMIKDVAGQGSWAQRIVGGEGSSTWAVAVMSGFQRRGRWTVPRRFTSFAFWGGGEIDLREANFADREVVINCVAIMGGMQIVVPPGVEVVVRGIGIMGGFDQREVGTPGDPGAPRVVVTGFAFWGGVGIERKVTRAERQRLKEERRRERLGGRDSRGELR; translated from the coding sequence ATGACCGACGACCTTCCGGAGCTTCGCGCGTCCGACGCCGATCGTGAACGAGTCGCCGAGGTCCTGCGGGACGCCCTCGCGGAGGGCCGGCTCGACATGACGGAGTTCGAGGAACGGCTCGACGCGACGTACAAGGCGCGCACCTACGGGGAGCTGACGCCGATCACACGGGATCTTCCGGCCGCCCTCTCCTCCTCGGTGTCGATGATCAAGGACGTGGCGGGGCAGGGGAGTTGGGCGCAGCGGATCGTCGGGGGCGAGGGTTCCTCGACGTGGGCCGTGGCCGTGATGTCGGGGTTCCAGCGGCGGGGGCGCTGGACGGTGCCCAGGCGCTTCACCTCGTTCGCGTTCTGGGGCGGCGGTGAGATCGATCTGCGGGAGGCGAACTTCGCGGACCGGGAGGTCGTGATCAACTGCGTCGCGATCATGGGCGGGATGCAGATCGTCGTGCCGCCGGGGGTCGAGGTCGTCGTCCGCGGGATCGGGATCATGGGCGGCTTCGACCAGCGCGAGGTGGGCACTCCGGGCGATCCGGGGGCGCCCCGCGTGGTGGTGACCGGGTTCGCGTTCTGGGGCGGGGTCGGGATCGAACGCAAGGTCACACGGGCCGAGCGGCAGCGGCTCAAGGAGGAGCGGCGGCGGGAACGGCTGGGGGGCCGGGACTCCCGCGGAGAACTGCGCTGA
- a CDS encoding SGNH/GDSL hydrolase family protein, protein MTRHHGYALLSAIVAAIVALSAAIYVSVAADDGTGGNTHTLAGARAPHNSAAPVSTGVWVGAWSASPVGAEPGTETDGMAGRSVRNVVHASVGGTSARITLSNLYGRSRLTISHASIAVAAGTGTAAATTDTMRRLTFGGSPTVVVPAGRQVLSDVVTVRIPSGTDVLVTTYSPVPSGPVTYHPHARQTSYVAAGDRTEDVTATAYTEQSEYWRYLTALDVLSDESDGTVVVLGDSLTDGITSTENANRRWTDVLSQRVRTAVESGRDVPRYSVVNQGISGNQVLADSSGLAYAGVRPATDSPVAVNESGLGRFSRDVLGRTNVRAVVIDLGVNDILRNPRLADPDKILAGLRTLVGQAHARGLRVVGATLMPFHGHRGYTPARESVRQRINAEIRAGRVYDAVVDFDQALRDPYDPRRLRSDYDSGDHLHPSDKGYRRMAEEFDLDDLKGTAPAKL, encoded by the coding sequence ATGACCAGGCATCACGGTTATGCCCTGCTGTCCGCGATCGTCGCCGCGATCGTGGCCCTGTCCGCCGCCATATACGTCTCGGTCGCCGCCGACGACGGCACCGGCGGCAACACTCACACCCTCGCCGGGGCCCGGGCCCCGCACAACTCCGCCGCCCCCGTCTCCACCGGCGTCTGGGTCGGCGCCTGGTCCGCCTCCCCCGTCGGCGCCGAGCCGGGCACCGAGACGGACGGCATGGCGGGCCGTTCGGTGCGCAACGTCGTGCACGCGAGCGTCGGCGGTACGAGTGCCCGCATCACGCTGTCCAATCTCTACGGCCGGTCGCGGCTCACGATCAGCCACGCCTCGATCGCCGTGGCCGCCGGTACCGGCACCGCGGCCGCCACGACGGACACCATGCGGCGTCTCACCTTCGGCGGCAGCCCGACCGTCGTCGTCCCGGCGGGCCGGCAGGTGCTGAGCGACGTCGTCACCGTGCGCATCCCGAGCGGCACCGACGTGCTGGTCACCACGTACTCGCCGGTCCCGTCCGGCCCGGTCACCTACCACCCGCACGCCCGCCAGACCTCCTACGTCGCCGCCGGCGACCGTACGGAGGACGTGACCGCGACCGCGTACACCGAGCAGAGCGAGTACTGGCGCTATCTGACCGCCCTCGACGTGCTCAGCGACGAGTCGGACGGCACGGTCGTCGTCCTCGGCGACTCGCTCACCGACGGCATCACCTCCACCGAGAACGCCAACCGCCGCTGGACCGACGTCCTTTCCCAGCGGGTGCGCACTGCCGTGGAGTCCGGCCGGGACGTGCCCCGCTACAGCGTCGTCAACCAGGGCATCAGCGGCAACCAGGTCCTCGCCGACAGCTCCGGCCTCGCCTATGCCGGGGTCCGCCCGGCCACGGACTCCCCCGTCGCCGTCAACGAGAGCGGCCTGGGCCGCTTCTCCCGGGACGTCCTCGGCCGTACCAACGTCAGGGCCGTCGTCATCGACCTGGGCGTCAACGACATCCTGCGCAACCCGCGGCTCGCCGACCCCGACAAAATCCTCGCCGGCCTGCGCACCCTGGTCGGCCAGGCCCACGCCCGCGGCCTCAGGGTCGTCGGCGCCACCCTGATGCCCTTCCACGGCCACCGCGGCTACACCCCGGCCCGCGAATCCGTACGGCAGCGGATCAACGCCGAGATCCGCGCGGGCCGGGTCTACGACGCCGTCGTCGACTTCGACCAGGCCCTCCGCGACCCCTACGACCCGCGCCGGCTCCGCTCCGACTACGACTCGGGCGACCACCTCCACCCGAGCGACAAGGGCTACCGTCGGATGGCCGAGGAGTTCGACCTCGACGACCTCAAGGGAACGGCCCCGGCCAAGCTGTAG
- a CDS encoding MFS transporter, whose protein sequence is MSSATATAGPGRTITTAIPARLDRLPWSRWHWTIVIGLGTVWILDGLEVTVVGNISSRLSEPGSGLSITSAQITGIAAALYVAGACVGALFWGRMTDRFGRKKLFMITLAVYLAATALTAVSFSPWWFFLFRFLTGFGIGGEYAAINSAIDELIPAFYRGRVDLIINGSFWIGAVGGSLLSIVALNTDIFAKNVGWRLTFALGVVLGLVILVVRRHVPESPRWLLIHGREREAEDIVSSIERRVEAEKGEPLPEPEGEISIQQRKNVGFGEIARTIFATYRKRSVLGFSLFIGQAFLYNAITFGFGAILTTFFDVPTGNTGYYFAVIAVGNFFGPLLLGKLFDTVGRRVMISSTYLLSGLLLFGTAWLFDRGSLTATTLTACWCAVLFFASAGASSAYLTVSEIFPMETRAMSIAFFYAIGTAAGGITGPLVFADLTESGVVGDTVLAFQIGAGLMCAAGIVAAFLAVNAERRSLEDIAKPLTAVASASAKAKARVTRKSAGRSPGTAGAAGATGTADAAGATGATGGRAESSSA, encoded by the coding sequence ATGTCCAGCGCCACTGCCACGGCCGGACCCGGCCGTACCATCACCACCGCCATACCTGCCCGCCTCGACCGCCTCCCGTGGTCGCGCTGGCACTGGACGATCGTCATCGGTCTCGGCACCGTGTGGATCCTCGACGGTCTGGAAGTCACGGTCGTCGGCAACATCTCGTCCCGGCTCTCGGAGCCGGGCAGCGGTCTGTCGATCACCTCCGCGCAGATCACCGGTATCGCGGCCGCCCTGTACGTGGCCGGTGCCTGCGTCGGCGCCCTCTTCTGGGGCAGGATGACCGACCGCTTCGGCCGCAAGAAACTGTTCATGATCACCCTGGCGGTGTATCTCGCGGCCACCGCCCTGACCGCGGTGTCGTTCTCGCCCTGGTGGTTCTTCCTGTTCCGCTTCCTCACCGGCTTCGGTATCGGCGGTGAGTACGCGGCGATCAACTCCGCGATCGACGAGCTCATCCCCGCGTTCTACCGCGGCCGCGTCGACCTCATCATCAACGGCAGCTTCTGGATCGGCGCCGTAGGCGGCTCGCTGCTGTCGATCGTCGCGCTGAACACCGACATCTTCGCGAAGAACGTCGGCTGGCGGCTCACGTTCGCGCTGGGCGTGGTGCTCGGCCTGGTCATCCTCGTCGTACGACGGCACGTCCCCGAGAGTCCACGCTGGCTGCTGATCCACGGCAGGGAACGGGAGGCGGAGGACATCGTCTCCTCGATCGAGCGCCGGGTCGAGGCCGAGAAGGGCGAGCCGCTCCCGGAGCCCGAGGGCGAGATCAGCATCCAGCAGCGCAAGAACGTCGGCTTCGGCGAGATCGCCCGCACGATCTTCGCGACCTACCGCAAGCGCAGCGTCCTCGGCTTCTCGCTGTTCATCGGGCAGGCGTTCCTCTACAACGCGATCACCTTCGGCTTCGGCGCGATCCTGACGACGTTCTTCGACGTCCCGACCGGCAACACCGGCTACTACTTCGCGGTCATCGCGGTCGGCAACTTCTTCGGCCCGCTGCTGCTCGGCAAGCTGTTCGACACGGTCGGCCGGCGGGTCATGATCTCCTCGACCTACCTGCTGTCGGGACTGCTGCTCTTCGGCACGGCCTGGCTGTTCGACCGTGGCTCACTGACCGCGACCACGCTCACGGCCTGCTGGTGCGCGGTGCTGTTCTTCGCCTCGGCGGGCGCCTCCAGCGCCTACCTCACCGTCTCCGAGATCTTCCCGATGGAGACGCGGGCCATGTCCATCGCCTTCTTCTACGCCATCGGCACCGCCGCCGGTGGTATCACCGGCCCGCTGGTCTTCGCCGACCTCACCGAGTCCGGCGTGGTCGGCGACACGGTCCTCGCCTTCCAGATCGGCGCGGGCCTGATGTGCGCGGCCGGGATCGTCGCCGCGTTCCTCGCGGTCAACGCCGAACGCCGCTCGCTGGAGGACATCGCCAAGCCGCTGACGGCGGTCGCGTCGGCCTCGGCCAAAGCCAAGGCGAGGGTGACGAGGAAGTCCGCCGGGCGCTCGCCGGGGACGGCGGGAGCCGCGGGAGCGACCGGAACTGCGGATGCCGCCGGGGCGACGGGCGCGACCGGCGGACGGGCCGAGTCGAGCAGCGCGTAG
- a CDS encoding ABC transporter permease, protein MVAEGLRAYRLIAGMWIRSTMAYRASFAMTVLGNLLVTALDFVAILLMFSRVDSLGGYSLPEVALLYGLSVTSFGFADLVVGSAGRLGTRVRDGTLDTLLVRPAPVLAQASADRFAPRRFARMVQGALVLGYALVAVDIDWSVPKTLLLPVTLVSGAAIFCALFVVGAAFQFVAQDAAEVQAAFTYGGTTLLQYPPTVFGKDLVRAVTFVLPLAFVNWLPVSYLLGRPYPLGLPEWVAFAPPLVAVGCCALAGAAWRAGLRSYRSTGS, encoded by the coding sequence ATGGTCGCGGAGGGGCTGCGTGCCTACCGACTGATCGCGGGGATGTGGATCCGCTCCACGATGGCCTACCGCGCCTCCTTCGCGATGACCGTCCTCGGCAACCTGCTGGTGACCGCGCTCGACTTCGTGGCGATCCTGCTGATGTTCTCCCGCGTCGACTCGCTCGGCGGCTACTCGCTGCCCGAGGTCGCCCTCCTCTACGGCCTGTCCGTCACGTCCTTCGGGTTCGCGGACCTCGTGGTCGGCTCGGCGGGGCGGCTGGGCACCCGCGTACGGGACGGCACGCTCGACACGCTGCTCGTGCGGCCCGCACCGGTGCTCGCGCAGGCCTCGGCGGACCGTTTCGCCCCGCGCCGGTTCGCCCGCATGGTGCAGGGGGCGCTGGTACTGGGCTACGCGCTGGTGGCCGTCGACATCGACTGGAGCGTGCCGAAGACGCTGCTGCTGCCGGTGACGCTGGTCAGCGGCGCGGCCATCTTCTGCGCGCTGTTCGTGGTGGGCGCGGCCTTCCAGTTCGTCGCGCAGGACGCCGCCGAGGTACAGGCGGCGTTCACCTACGGCGGTACGACGCTGTTGCAGTACCCGCCCACGGTGTTCGGCAAGGACCTGGTGCGCGCGGTGACCTTCGTGCTGCCGCTGGCCTTCGTCAACTGGCTTCCGGTGTCCTACCTGTTGGGGCGCCCGTACCCGCTCGGGCTGCCGGAGTGGGTCGCCTTCGCCCCGCCGTTGGTGGCGGTGGGGTGCTGTGCGCTGGCGGGCGCCGCCTGGCGGGCGGGCCTGCGGTCGTACCGGAGCACGGGGAGCTGA
- a CDS encoding ATP-binding cassette domain-containing protein has product MEGLVDGAFIEVDGVEKVFDVRRKTGFLRSERRRVRAVDSISFTVARGEMVGYIGPNGAGKSTTIKMLTGILTPSGGRLRVAGIDPSRERLRLAHRIGVVFGQRTTLWWDLPLIDSYKLMHRMYRIPDARYRENLDRCVELLELKSLLDVPVRQLSLGQRMRGDIAAALLHDPEVLYLDEPTIGLDVISKVRVRDFLRELNTERGTTVLLTTHDLQDIEQLCSRVMVIDHGRLMYDGPLAGLHEAGDSERTLVVDLERELPPIEAPPARVVRVEGPRQWLAFPAAESAAALVARIAAEYPLLDLSVREPDIEAVIAKMYAESAESAHASETSALASAESSDSSASEEAVS; this is encoded by the coding sequence ATGGAGGGGCTCGTGGACGGTGCGTTCATCGAAGTGGACGGTGTCGAGAAGGTCTTCGACGTGCGCAGGAAGACCGGATTCCTGCGGAGCGAGCGGCGGCGGGTGCGGGCGGTCGACTCGATCTCCTTCACGGTGGCGCGCGGTGAGATGGTCGGCTACATCGGGCCGAACGGCGCGGGCAAGTCCACCACCATCAAGATGCTCACCGGGATTCTGACGCCGAGCGGCGGCCGGCTGCGGGTGGCGGGCATCGACCCGTCCCGTGAGCGGCTGCGTCTCGCGCACCGGATCGGGGTCGTGTTCGGGCAGCGGACGACGTTGTGGTGGGACCTGCCGCTGATCGACTCGTACAAGCTGATGCACCGCATGTACCGGATTCCCGACGCCCGGTACCGGGAGAACCTCGACAGGTGTGTCGAACTCCTGGAGCTGAAGAGCCTGTTGGACGTGCCGGTGCGTCAGCTGTCGCTGGGGCAGCGGATGCGCGGCGACATCGCGGCCGCCCTGCTGCACGACCCGGAGGTGCTGTACCTCGACGAGCCGACGATCGGCCTCGACGTGATCTCCAAGGTCAGAGTGCGGGACTTCCTGCGGGAGTTGAACACCGAGCGGGGCACGACGGTGCTGCTGACCACGCACGACCTGCAGGACATCGAGCAGTTGTGCTCGCGGGTGATGGTGATCGACCACGGGCGGCTCATGTACGACGGTCCGCTCGCCGGGCTGCACGAGGCGGGGGACAGTGAACGGACCCTGGTGGTGGACCTGGAGCGGGAGCTGCCGCCGATCGAGGCCCCGCCCGCGCGGGTGGTGCGGGTGGAGGGGCCGCGGCAGTGGCTGGCGTTCCCGGCGGCGGAGTCGGCCGCGGCGCTGGTGGCGAGGATCGCCGCCGAGTACCCGCTGCTGGACCTCTCGGTACGGGAGCCCGACATCGAGGCCGTGATCGCGAAGATGTACGCGGAGTCGGCGGAGTCGGCGCACGCCTCGGAGACGTCGGCACTGGCATCGGCGGAGTCGTCGGACTCGTCGGCGTCGGAGGAAGCGGTCTCGTAG
- a CDS encoding alginate lyase family protein, producing MLKATGAAAGAAGIGTALGTTTAAAATPYAHPGLLHTRADLARMAAKVKAGAAPYTAGFARLTANRHARSGWTANPQTTVYRGAGSPQNYTILYNDIHAAYQNALRWHVTGDGAHADTAVAILNAWSAKLTGVEGSADRFLAAGLYGYQFANAAELVRDREDFDLARFQKMLTTVFAPLSESFLTHHNGAVDSNYWANWDLTALACVLATGILCDDRSQVARAVDYFKHGAGMGSVRNAIPVVYGDGLAEWVEAGRDQGHALLGVGLMGTVCEMAWNQGIDLYGYDDSRFLKGAQYVAKWSMGGEVPYTANTRRKGAIGGWSGTETASAAAGVDPAMQRPVWAMIANHYTKRRGLSATYLTRIAAQAAPEGGGGDYGPNSGGYDQLGFGTLAFTRDRASAADGGNADSATGGVDGAGASDSAGGTAGTSGRGGTAASPGASSVGSASPLAGSASPAGGGDLAATGSEEIVGWSAAAGVTAIAGGLLLLRRRDKGRHEAP from the coding sequence CGGCACCGCCCTCGGCACCACGACCGCCGCCGCGGCCACCCCTTACGCCCACCCCGGCCTTCTCCACACCCGCGCCGACCTGGCCCGGATGGCCGCGAAGGTGAAGGCGGGCGCCGCGCCGTACACCGCCGGCTTCGCCAGGCTGACCGCCAACCGGCATGCGCGGAGCGGCTGGACGGCCAACCCGCAGACCACCGTGTACCGGGGCGCGGGCAGCCCGCAGAACTACACGATCCTCTACAACGACATCCACGCGGCGTACCAGAACGCCCTGCGCTGGCACGTCACCGGCGACGGCGCGCACGCCGACACCGCCGTCGCGATCCTCAACGCCTGGTCGGCGAAGCTGACCGGTGTGGAGGGCAGCGCGGATCGGTTCCTCGCCGCCGGTCTGTACGGCTACCAGTTCGCCAACGCCGCCGAACTCGTGCGCGACCGCGAGGACTTCGACCTCGCCCGCTTCCAGAAGATGTTGACCACCGTCTTCGCCCCGCTCAGCGAGAGCTTCCTCACCCACCACAACGGCGCGGTCGACTCCAACTACTGGGCGAACTGGGACCTGACCGCCCTCGCCTGCGTCCTCGCCACCGGCATCCTGTGCGACGACCGCTCCCAGGTCGCCCGCGCGGTCGACTACTTCAAGCACGGCGCCGGAATGGGCTCGGTCAGGAACGCCATACCCGTCGTGTACGGCGACGGACTCGCCGAATGGGTCGAGGCGGGCCGCGACCAGGGACACGCGCTGCTCGGCGTCGGACTGATGGGCACCGTCTGCGAGATGGCGTGGAACCAGGGCATCGACCTGTACGGCTACGACGACAGCCGGTTCCTCAAGGGCGCCCAGTACGTGGCCAAGTGGAGCATGGGCGGCGAGGTGCCGTACACCGCCAACACCCGCCGGAAGGGCGCCATCGGCGGCTGGTCGGGCACCGAGACCGCGTCGGCCGCGGCCGGCGTGGATCCGGCCATGCAGCGGCCTGTCTGGGCCATGATCGCCAATCACTACACCAAGCGCCGCGGACTGTCCGCCACCTACCTCACCCGGATCGCCGCCCAGGCCGCCCCCGAGGGTGGCGGCGGTGACTACGGCCCCAACAGCGGCGGCTACGACCAATTGGGGTTCGGCACGCTGGCGTTCACCCGCGACCGGGCCTCGGCGGCGGACGGCGGGAACGCCGACAGCGCGACGGGCGGCGTGGATGGTGCCGGCGCTTCGGACAGTGCGGGCGGTACTGCCGGCACCAGCGGTAGGGGCGGTACGGCGGCCTCGCCGGGGGCCTCGTCGGTCGGATCCGCCTCTCCCCTCGCCGGATCGGCGTCCCCCGCCGGTGGCGGTGACCTCGCGGCCACCGGTTCCGAGGAGATCGTCGGCTGGTCCGCCGCCGCGGGCGTCACCGCGATCGCCGGCGGCCTCCTCTTGCTGCGCCGCCGCGACAAGGGACGGCACGAGGCACCGTAG
- a CDS encoding DUF445 domain-containing protein, whose translation MDRTKPEKTDDPDRSGASDTSGASGVSGASGGADGMRGPGDTGPDAVDRHARPGPTGSPAAARTMTTFSAADEEKQRGVRRMKLTATGLLLFVAVVYVLTEWASHSGAGAWAGYVGAAAEAGMVGALADWFAVTALFRHPLGLPIPHTAIIPTKKDQLGVSLGEFVGENFLSEDVVRQRLRAVGIGSRLGVWLADPDHADRVTAELSAALRGALTVLRDSDVQAVVGEAITRRADAQEIAPGIGKMLEKVVADGGHNRVVDLVVTRAHDWLVLHGDSVMDAVQGGAPGWTPRFVDKKVGERIYKELLRFCAEMRDMPSHPARGALDRFLTDFASDLQSDTDTRARVERLKGEVLGRGEVQDLIASAWTAVRSMIVSAAEDERSELRLRVRASLLSLGARMAADPKVQGKVDRWVEGAAVYVVTTYRKEITSLITDTVAGWDAEHTTKKIEANIGRDLQFIRINGTVVGSLAGLAIYTLSRVLGA comes from the coding sequence ATGGACCGTACGAAGCCTGAAAAAACGGATGATCCAGACAGGTCGGGCGCATCGGATACGTCCGGTGCATCGGGTGTGTCCGGTGCGTCCGGTGGGGCGGACGGCATGCGCGGACCGGGCGACACGGGACCGGATGCCGTAGACCGGCATGCCCGCCCGGGCCCCACCGGCAGTCCGGCCGCCGCCCGCACGATGACGACGTTCAGTGCCGCCGACGAGGAGAAGCAGCGCGGCGTGCGCCGCATGAAGCTCACGGCGACCGGCCTGCTGCTGTTCGTGGCGGTCGTGTACGTCCTCACCGAGTGGGCGTCCCACTCGGGCGCCGGCGCCTGGGCGGGCTACGTCGGCGCGGCCGCCGAGGCCGGCATGGTCGGTGCGCTGGCCGACTGGTTCGCGGTCACCGCGCTCTTCCGCCACCCCCTGGGCCTGCCCATCCCGCACACCGCGATCATCCCCACCAAGAAGGACCAGCTCGGCGTCTCGCTCGGTGAGTTCGTCGGCGAGAACTTCCTCTCCGAGGACGTCGTACGGCAGCGGCTGCGCGCCGTCGGCATAGGCAGCCGGCTCGGCGTCTGGCTCGCCGACCCGGACCACGCCGACCGGGTGACGGCGGAGCTGTCCGCGGCACTGCGGGGCGCCCTGACCGTGCTCCGCGACTCCGACGTCCAGGCGGTGGTCGGCGAGGCCATCACCCGGCGGGCCGACGCCCAGGAGATCGCGCCCGGCATCGGCAAGATGCTGGAGAAGGTCGTCGCCGACGGCGGCCACAACCGGGTCGTCGACCTGGTCGTCACCCGTGCGCACGACTGGCTGGTCCTGCACGGCGACTCCGTGATGGACGCCGTGCAGGGCGGGGCGCCCGGCTGGACCCCCAGGTTCGTCGACAAGAAGGTCGGCGAGCGGATCTACAAGGAACTGCTGCGTTTCTGCGCCGAGATGCGGGACATGCCCTCCCACCCGGCACGCGGCGCCCTGGACCGCTTCCTCACCGACTTCGCCTCCGACCTCCAGTCCGACACCGACACGCGGGCGCGGGTGGAGCGGCTGAAGGGCGAGGTGCTGGGGCGCGGCGAGGTCCAGGACCTGATCGCGTCCGCCTGGACCGCCGTACGCTCCATGATCGTCTCGGCGGCCGAGGACGAGCGCAGCGAGCTGCGGCTGCGCGTGCGGGCCTCGCTGCTGTCGCTGGGAGCCCGGATGGCGGCCGACCCGAAGGTCCAGGGCAAGGTCGACCGGTGGGTGGAGGGCGCCGCGGTGTACGTGGTGACCACCTACCGCAAGGAGATCACCTCTCTGATCACGGACACGGTGGCCGGCTGGGACGCCGAGCACACCACGAAGAAGATCGAGGCGAACATCGGCCGCGACCTGCAGTTCATCCGCATCAACGGCACGGTCGTGGGGTCGCTCGCCGGCCTGGCCATCTACACGTTGTCGCGGGTACTGGGGGCGTGA